gtcagagatcatgcgggatacttaggctagagttgatgcacgtggttgatggagattccatatggcatacgatggaggtattgtgtgcgtatgggatgcggagtcgaatttggaaggagtccaaatttggtacgtttggttatgtaaagtttctttcttgtactagagggtttcctaaggtgtttaggactcctagtatgagtttggttcgtggctttaggctgcctacctcatgtataaatagagggggagcgtgaggcttcccggtatcgctttagagagcaattgagttgagttctgagttagggtttcgagtttagtcgaaatttttgtaaggagtgctgttggtgcactttgtaaacacagagagaagtaataaagtcgtcatctactttaagagttcttcgatttgtgtttaccgggtttcggcagtctaaccggcgatctaccggcggtcagaccggcgacaaagcggcggtcagaccggtggcgtgcgggcggtcagaccggcggcatctactcggtcagaccggtagatcaatctcggtcagaccgacttccgtcgatttcgagggtaacttttatttccgctaaaagttttcggtttttgggtataccaaccattcaccccccctttGATTGGCTTAGTttttgtgattcgatcctacagggcaaaggacctaagatataagtgggggagcccctcacctcaatggctagctttgGGGTAGGAAAgtccctttacgatcctacaattggtatcagagccaggctAGGTTAACATCTCTGGCCCGATGGACACGTGTGAAGGCTTGATGGACCGTGGGTGCCTGCGGGGCCCGTatacctgatggaccgtgggccGGTGGGGCCCGGATACGGTGAAGGGGCGGTGAAgggctgagggacaccaatgtgtgaagggggaaattgttgaatagtcccacattggttatggaagggcaaaggacctaagatataagtgggggagcccctcacctcaatggctagcttttggggtgggaaaggccctttacgatcctacaaagGCTTGTCCGAGGACAGATAAGAGAGGAAGATTACTCACTATTTCTGTTTCCTACATCGGTAGAAAGACTCATTATCGCAGATTGTGCCATAACAGACACTGTCCTGCAGAACTACTTGAGAAACACTGCATCCCTAACTTGGTTGTTCTTTCGGGTCTTCCCTTTATCACATCAATCCCTTCTGAGGTGATGAAGTCTCTAACTATGCTTCAGGAATTGTTCATCATCGGTTGTGCCCAGGTTATCTGTTTGCAAGGCCTAAATCATCTAGTAGCCTGCGTTCCCTCGACATTTCGCAGTGCCCGAACCTTATGATGGACCTTCAAGAGGACGAGAAACTGCGAGTCCTTCGCGCGCTCACTACTGATGACATACACCTTGTGCCACAACTGTTATCAAGAGAAGGCTTCACATGTGACAGTCACTTACTTTCAGGTTCGTGGGGTCTGAGGAACAGATGGAAGAAGAAATGCCAGTGCAGTTTTCTTCTCTAACATCCCTCTCCCTTTATTCTTGCATGTGGAACATATTGCCGGAGAATTTGGCGAACCTGACATGCCTCCAGGAGTTACGTTTACAGAACTGCAAAAATATCATGTCACTTCCAACCCTGCCCGTATCTCTTCGGGGTCTTATTCTTAATGCATGCGATCAGTCGTTCGTGAAGAGCTGCCAAAAGGTTGGACATCCAAATTACCAAAAGATTGCTCATGTCCAAAGTATAAGTTTTTCTTCTTAGGAGTAAAAATCATCTGTTGCAGCATCCAAATCTGCGGTGCATCAGTCCATAGGAAAGATATTTTATCTTACAAGTAGAGATCCTCTACAATAGAAGCTACTACTAAAGCACAACAACTGGCCTTACCACGCATATAGGCTAGTCATCCAGAATGGACAGTTGCTGCTACTAAAGCACAACTAGAGCGGAAGGTATGAATGAAGTTGCTGATGAAACTTAATCTCCCTGTGATCCCTCTTTCAGGCCCGTGTTGGCCTTGTTGAATTCCTTACTACCTTCAACATCGTGAACCAAGTTGCTTAACCTTTTCCAACCAAATTTCAGCAACTAACATCTATCCATACATGATGCATGTACATGTCATAGGCCTATTCACAAAATGTTTGTATGGAATATTTTGTGCTATGAAGACATTGAGCCCTGCATATTTGTTTATCAGTTGATGTAAGAATGTATGATATTGTTCAAGTAACAATAGGTATCTGGTTCAATTGATAGTGTCTGTGCTGCTGTGCATGTGTAGAGAAACACAAGGTTGTGCATGCATGCGCATGTATGTATAGATGATGCATGTCTGTTGATTCGTTTACATTTTTGTGCCATTGTGGTGATGGGGGAGGATTATCACATAGCAAGATTTTGGCCCTCACTTTGTAGACTCAATCATATGCCTAACCTTACAGATTACTCCCTGTCTCAAAATACTAGGGATATAAGTTTTTTACAGAGTCTTCAATTTAAAACTTTAACCATTAGTTTATTTGATAAAACATTATGAACAACTACAAGATTTGCATCATACATATGAAAGTAATACAGTAAGCCTGAAGTGCACACATAATATTTTCTAGGGAGAAGatgaatatcttttttttttttgacaaaaggCACCAGCCCGGCTTATATTGAAAGCCACAGAAGAGAGTACATAGAGGATTCCCATTTTACAGAGACGGCATCCAAGCAAGGACCACACATCCTGGAAACATCTTTACAGACAAGAAACCTCTAAACATGTAACAAAGCAACAACCTGGGAACAGCACAAGTGTTGCCTCCAGCACACATCTAGCACCTCTAAGATGAAAATCTTTTCACTGGGACATGAGCAATCTTTTGACAATTTTGATCTCCAGCCTTCTGGCAGCTCTTCATGAACAATGCATCGCAATCCTCAACCTCAAAAGACTGCAGAGATGCAGGCAGTTCTGGAAGTGATTGAATCTTTTTGCAGCAATCCAAACGCAAATTCTCCAGAGATGTCAAGTTCACCAAATTCTCCGGCAATCTGTCCCAACTGCAGCAACTGAAATCAAGGGATGTCAATGATGTAAGCTGCTCCAAGATATCTCCTCCCCTCAGCTGCTCCGATTCGTCGATTCTAAGGCTCCATAGGGATGAGCAGCCTTCTCTTGACAGAAGCTGTGGCACAAGGGGTATGTCATCAATGGCAAGGCCATTTAGACTTCTCACCTTTTGATCTTCTCCAAGGGCCCTAAGGTTGGGGCACTTGGCAATGGTTAGGTGTTGCAATCTACTGAGATTGTTCAGGCCTTCCAAGTGAGTAAACTGGATGCAGTCCTCAATGGAGAGGTCAGAGAGCTTTGCCATAGACTCCATCACCTCAGAAGGGATTTCTGTGAGAAATGGAAGACACCTTAGGTTCAAGCTAACCAGGTTTGCAGAGCCTGTCAAGCAACGGTGCAGGACTGTGTTTGTGACAAAGCAATATGAGATAATGAGCCTATCAACAACTGTTGCAGGAAGTGTAAGCTCGGAGTAATCTTCCTCTCTTATATGGCCACGGATAAGCTCACCAGGCAAGCTACCACATCTGCTGAAAATGTCACACAAGATCTTTTCAAACCTGTCAGGCTGCTCACCAGCAAACCTTTCGATTTCTGCTACTTCTGTTGCAGTAATATTCAGAGATGGCTCAATTTGAGTTGCTGTCTCAACAAAGAGTGATCTTATCATGTTCACATCTTCGCTACATGTCATCACAAGGGCCTTACACTGCTGAATGTGGAGGTTCTTCAGTGTGCCCGGGAGTCTTGGCATTCTTTTCAGTTTGGGAAAAACAACGAGTTTCAGCTGACGAAGGGAAACGAAAAGCTTGCCTATTTCTGGAAGATGGTCGAGATTGTAACATCGACAGAGTTGGAGATCTTGCAGGTTCGTGAATATACCATTCTGATTTTCTGACGACAACCAACTTGGGCACCTCAGTCCATTGTACTGTTGTATTTCCAATTCTGTGAGCTGTGACGGTGGACAGAGGCCTTCAAGTATCTCTACTTGCAGGTCTGGAGGGCAACTATGCTGCACTGAACTAAACTGTGACCATTCAAGTGACAATGATGTGAGGAACTTCTTGTCAGTAAGCTTCGCTTCTAGAGCATCCTCCTTGCTTTCTACACTTTCAAGGCCACTGATTCTTAGCCTGCCACGAAGATGATTTATGCTCTTGAGCTGCTTCAGCTCATACCCCTTGTCCTTTCTCACTCTGAAGTCACTCAATTCTCGAAGTGATTTCAGTTCCCCAATGCCAGGAAAGCCTGGAACATCAGTGTTTGGAAATACAAAACCAGAATTCCTAATGTCACGCAAGCTAATCAGGTGGCTCATGTTTTGGACGTTGGAGAAGTCTAAGACACCTGCACCACAGAGCTCTAGGATTTGAAGATGATAAGTTGTGTCCAATTTTTTGGGCAAATTTACCTTCTCTGACCAGGGGCTGTGGATTCTAAGAAATCGTAGATGCTTCAACTCACAAATGCATCCCGGGATTGACACCATTTGTCCTTGGACATCTACATGCACCACTCGCAGCTTCTTTAATTTCTTCAGCATGGCCTCAAGTTCTTCTATGGTTATCCCCAGTCCACCAAAAGTTGTAATTAGTATCAGCGTGCGCAATTTTTTCAATTTGCAAATCTTTTCCGCAAACTTCGTTTGATCATTTGAGCGGATAAAAAGATGGCGGACATCAGGGGGGATTTCTTTCATGTCACCACTTTCAACTCGAAAGCAATCAGTTCCAGCAACCATCGCGGCCAATTCATGCAACAAATCATGCATAGTGAACCACTTGTTCTTACTGCCAAAAATGTCCTTTGGTTGTAGGAATGAGCATGACACCAGTTCATCGAAATAGCTCTGACATACAACATCCATTTGCTCAGCTGAATCAGTGGTCTTTATAAAGCCTTCTGCCATCCATAAGTCAACTAGCTCATCACGTTTGAAATCGTATCCTTGAGGAAACATGCTGCAATATGCAAAGCATCGCCTAAGCTGCACATTCAGGTGCTGGTAGCTCCACCACAGAGCTCCCATGGTATCAGTCAACAGGTGTTGATCTCCAACTCTTGTCCAAACAGTAACATCTAAATGTTTGCGTAGTCGAGATCCTACAATTCTTGCTGCTAATGGCGATCCCTTAAGCTTTCTCGCAATCTCCCTTCCAATGGTATAAAATGTTTCTCGTTCTTGGCCATCAAGACTCACAGCATCATCAAGTGCATAGTGCATGAAAAGATTGAAGAAATCCTCCTCGTTGAAGTTAGGTACTGGGATAATTCTCTGAGAACTAAGAGACATTGCTACATCTTTGAATCGAGTTGTGACCAGGACCTTGCTCCCTTTCTTCCCTACCTTCAATGGAGAAAGTAGTTGATTCAGTTTGTCCTGTGCAATTGCATCCTTCTCATGCCATATATCATCTAATACAAGCAAGAATCTTTTGCCAGTTAGTTCTGCCTCTAACTTCATCTGTAATGTGTCAAGATTACTGAACTCACTGGATGGCTTCCCTGTAGCTGCCTCGAGCAtcttttgataaattttgtccACACTGAAACTTGGTGAAACATAAATCCACATGACGGGGAAAAAGTAGTTGTTAATCTTTTCATAACTGCAGACATTTTGAGCTAACGTAGTCTTCCCAGAACCAGCAATGCCGTAGATGCTAATCACTGAATAACAACACTTGCTGTTCCGGCAGCTTTGTTCACAATCACCTGTTGCTTCACTGCGGGCTGGATCCAACCTTGGGCCAAGTCCAGTGATGGCCCAGCCTATTTTGGCCCATATTAGACTTAGCATTGTGAAAACTAGTCTAAGCCCATAGTTCTTTAGGCCCATGGCCCAGATGATCCAGGATTTGGGTTCGTCCCCGGTATCACGGAGCATCCTTACTATCTCATCACGCTCCTTGTCTCTGCCAATAATGATTTGTGTAGGAGATGAAGTGGTACTCCTAATTGATGTATTAGCAGGATTTGATATGCCATTGCCATTTGTACCACTGCCAATGGTTCTTTCTAGCAGTAACAAAAATTGAGACCCTTCTTCAGTTATTTTTTCTAAACTCTTTAGGATTTTTTTCAACTTGCCATTTTTTCCTGAGATGATATTCTTTGCATGATCTAGTGTCTTCATTACACTTGATGGAGAAATGCCCTGCATCATGGTGGCACAACTGAGATTTAAGGGAGCATCTGGATGTTGCAGCATGGAAAAAACTAAAGTACACAGAAACTATATAATAGAATGGATAAATTCCTCACAAACCAAGTGTTTACAATTTTGGCACTACATTTCTTTTAATCCGAGTCTTGAACATCAGAGGTGAACATATTTTAAATCGCtcaaatgttaaaaaaaaaagtttcaaaatttaagGAACTACACACTGGTCCATGTAACCTGCCCACCCTTCTAGggtgtgtttttttctttagacTTCATACTGTTGTACCACATGTAAAACTGGCCACAAATTTCATTAACTATGACAAGCTAGCATTTGCCCGGTCAATCTACACTTTTCATCTTCTTACTGAAGGCAGAGACTGATTAAAAGGGTATGTCAAATCCGgctctaaagctcaacatgcaaacatgccatctcatcatccactagcaataacTACTTATCAAATAGCTCATGCAAACATGCAATATCATccataatttatttaattctacaaatcaaaatACAAATAGATCCAATCATCACCTCTCTCATCATTTCCATAATATTTCAACAATATAtcaatcatttttttataatatttaacatgcATTCATCCATATATTATGTATCAAAGTGAAGATATTATTTAGTTTATTTCATGTTTACTACTAATAAGTCCTagcttttcaattttttttcccaatcttCCGCTTCTTGCGATACAAATCTTGGCGAACAACATAAATTTCATCTATAATCCTTACAAAGtctattaaatttatttctctTCAAATATGGCTTGACAAATCAGTTTTATTTGTTGGAGACCACTAAAcatttataaaaacaaaaaagctATGCCTAATTGGAAATCAAAAAGGGAAATTAATTAACCTTGTTCTCGAGGCGGTTGTAATCAGCGACATCCAAGATGTCCTCGACGTCGTAGAAGGCGGAGCGAAGCCTGCATGCCCACTGCTCCATGTCAGTCGTCAGCTGCTTCTGCTCAGGAGGGATCCTCTCAGCGTGCTCCAGCAGCAGCGCCAGCTGCGGGAGAATCCGGGACTCCAGGTCCCTGAGCTTGTCGGATTTGTCGAAGCCGAAGAGGGAGAAGCCATGGTTGAAGAGCCTTGCGGTGATGGGTGATGCCAGCCACCCCAATATGGAAATCGTCCACCCAACCGCGGCAATCTCCGCCATGATCGGCAAGCTCTAGCTTAGCTACCTTTACCCTTTTAATTTCTGCCAGTTCTTGTGAGAGATGCAAGACCAAAATGAGGAAGATGGGGACAATGGCTGCTTTATATTGATGCTTAATTATACTATTGCTATTTGGTTATTGCAGGTCAAGTCAAGCTAGCTCTCAAACTGCAGTGCCCTTGCATTACAGGGCTAACAATAATTAGGTCAACTCATACTTGGTCTTGATTAGGTTAATTTGCTTATTCAATTTAGATGGGAGATTTCCTTACCAACTGCAGCAAATTATGAACAGACCGGGCCCTAGTCCCAGCTGGCGAAAACGAAGTGATAAGGACCGATTGTTTAGCAAATCCTTCAACAACGACACTATTAAGGTGAAAACCACACTTTGGAAActtcaaaacttttttatacaAGTTCTTAAAAATCCACACGTATAGGTAATATGTAAATAACAATCATACAAAGTTTCACGAACAACTCAATTTCGTTAATGAGATATAAAATTAACGAATCATAGAGGAAAAAcattgtttctgttttttttttgtctttttctcctatgtttcttatttttatatctcacaaataataaagttgagtttgtcCTTGTAACTTCGCATAGTTCTCATTTTTATATCCCACAAATAATTGGCAGTGATGATTTCTGGAAATGATTGCTTTCGACTCGAAGGTGGCGACATGAATGAATTCCATCCTGATGTCCGCCATCTTTTTGTCTGCTCAAATGATATAATGGAG
This window of the Oryza sativa Japonica Group chromosome 4, ASM3414082v1 genome carries:
- the LOC107278166 gene encoding putative disease resistance protein RGA1, with translation MAEIAAVGWTISILGWLASPITARLFNHGFSLFGFDKSDKLRDLESRILPQLALLLEHAERIPPEQKQLTTDMEQWACRLRSAFYDVEDILDVADYNRLENKGISPSSVMKTLDHAKNIISGKNGKLKKILKSLEKITEEGSQFLLLLERTIGSGTNGNGISNPANTSIRSTTSSPTQIIIGRDKERDEIVRMLRDTGDEPKSWIIWAMGLKNYGLRLVFTMLSLIWAKIGWAITGLGPRLDPARSEATGDCEQSCRNSKCCYSVISIYGIAGSGKTTLAQNVCSYEKINNYFFPVMWIYVSPSFSVDKIYQKMLEAATGKPSSEFSNLDTLQMKLEAELTGKRFLLVLDDIWHEKDAIAQDKLNQLLSPLKVGKKGSKVLVTTRFKDVAMSLSSQRIIPVPNFNEEDFFNLFMHYALDDAVSLDGQERETFYTIGREIARKLKGSPLAARIVGSRLRKHLDVTVWTRVGDQHLLTDTMGALWWSYQHLNVQLRRCFAYCSMFPQGYDFKRDELVDLWMAEGFIKTTDSAEQMDVVCQSYFDELVSCSFLQPKDIFGSKNKWFTMHDLLHELAAMVAGTDCFRVESGDMKEIPPDVRHLFIRSNDQTKFAEKICKLKKLRTLILITTFGGLGITIEELEAMLKKLKKLRVVHVDVQGQMVSIPGCICELKHLRFLRIHSPWSEKVNLPKKLDTTYHLQILELCGAGVLDFSNVQNMSHLISLRDIRNSGFVFPNTDVPGFPGIGELKSLRELSDFRVRKDKGYELKQLKSINHLRGRLRISGLESVESKEDALEAKLTDKKFLTSLSLEWSQFSSVQHSCPPDLQVEILEGLCPPSQLTELEIQQYNGLRCPSWLSSENQNGIFTNLQDLQLCRCYNLDHLPEIGKLFVSLRQLKLVVFPKLKRMPRLPGTLKNLHIQQCKALVMTCSEDVNMIRSLFVETATQIEPSLNITATEVAEIERFAGEQPDRFEKILCDIFSRCGSLPGELIRGHIREEDYSELTLPATVVDRLIISYCFVTNTVLHRCLTGSANLVSLNLRCLPFLTEIPSEVMESMAKLSDLSIEDCIQFTHLEGLNNLSRLQHLTIAKCPNLRALGEDQKVRSLNGLAIDDIPLVPQLLSREGCSSLWSLRIDESEQLRGGDILEQLTSLTSLDFSCCSWDRLPENLVNLTSLENLRLDCCKKIQSLPELPASLQSFEVEDCDALFMKSCQKAGDQNCQKIAHVPVKRFSS